Sequence from the Plasmodium berghei ANKA genome assembly, chromosome: 3 genome:
TAGCTTCTTCATTTTGGTTTACCATTTAAATCGGGTAATCATTGTGTTTTACtcttaaatatatatatacccATATATTGCATGTAcaagtattatttttctggTTTATTATGAACTATATAGAAATGGTTGTACATAAAATCAATTAGCTAAAACAAAGCTGACACAAGCATATTACGATTTTTATCCACATatgaattataattttattttaccaattaaaaaaataaaaagttaattatataaataaagtcAAAGAAActtgaaaaagaaaaaatacaatacTATATAATTCtccaaaataatatatgatatgTCCAATGCGTAAGGTAGCAAATAAGACGATATAAAATAACGAGTTTAAGACAAACTctcaaaattaaaaataaaagtgaaTTGATAATTGGAcagataaataaattaataaaaagacAAAGTACTGTGTGATAGAgttaatgaaaattaatttaacaACGTTTtagataaaaattaaaaaaaaataaataaattaaattaaattaaaacatcTTTATCATAACTATTAAAGATTACTAATTTGTAAAAAGATAAACAACTAATTAGacattcaaaaaatatatatacacttcataaatcataaaatattatattatttaattttttaaattagtAAGGAgcttttaaatttatccAACTCTTCAGTTACAACATTAAtctttgaaaaaataaaaataaaataatattataaaataaattgaatAAGGATATACGTTTTTTCACTTGTTCAAGGATAATTCTGCATATGTACGTAATTCATTATCTTATATTGTTGCATACCTCTGAGCagttttctatattttttattaacctTGAATACTGATCAACCAATTCTGTAGgtaaaaacattttttacatgTACAGTACATAACTATATAAACgcttttaatataaattcgATTTGTCTAAATTTACCTTtcaaatgaatattttctttttgaaCATCAATCAAAGACGAATTAAGGGCAATTAACTTTTTTTCCTAAACAAAGGAAatgcataataataataagtaACATATGTAATAAGATATACCagcttatatatattcgaATCAAAAACCATACTTAGACGGAATACACTCATTAACACTCTCTCATTTATCTTACTAGttcttcatttattaagtctttgtttttttctatgaaattaaaattttgagCTTTGAGCATCTCATTTTGTTGATATAATTGAAAATTCGCATTCTATTAGAAAAAGTAAAGAAACCAAATTAATAAACCAAATGAGGAAACAATAAATTGTTGATTCAAACGATATACTTTTatccttatttttttcatccatttttttattaacaaattcACATTACCACTGCTTCgtagtatttttttgaagCTTCTTTTCTCTCctttatcaaatttttatgatcTTCTATTAAGTTTGCAATAACCATTTCTTGTATGGCATTCAAATTTCCCAATTTCTACATAGACACATATATGCacatgtattatatatgtaaaatatgaacagtTAGAAAGTAAAGAAAAGGAAAAggtttaattaatatatttacttcATATATGTTTGGATCTTCgtaaaattgttttaatGTTTGCCTTAAAGGTTCCTTTCCTGAATTTCTAAAAATAGTTTAAATAAGGTAACAAAAGTAAAATCAACATTCTTTAAATAAACAAGGAATATATTACACATGTCCAGATCCATAATATtgttataaattatataaaaagcTAATAAACTTTTAATTTAGGCACATCattttacatataaaaattatgtatatatatatactcaCAAGTATGCATATCCTATCGATTTCATTTCCAACCACTcgttttcataaaattgcgtttttttattctctgaattaataaagaccgtctataaaaattttagtcaaataaattataaatgttatatCTTGGGTTCTTTTGAAATATCCAATgaatgcatatatacatacaatatatatatatatatatatatatatatatatatgcctTCTATTCGATAATTTGtgtatttttctttaatattttcttcgatcattttatttcttcgtTTTTTTACCTGAGTTTCTAATGCCTTTTTATAGTCCAACtctatgttttttttattttctaaaaattttagcaagcattttttttcattctcTAAGATTTGGATTTTCTGTAAGAGCTTTTTAACAAAAGATTCCTCATGAAGTACATCATTACCGCCtgcaaataaattttttatttcaattatttttattccacTATTACCATACGTTTTTAATGACAATTATTTGGAtcgaaaatatatatatatatatgtgtgcatTCCGATAATTTTCATGATTTCacttttaattaaaaattgcCCATATACAtgtctatatatatatcggTAATATTGATggagaaaaaaacaaaaaattatgttgACAAGTAATTATTACCTAggtataaattttttgttttattgtccatagaagaaaatatatcacaATTTGAACATTTGACGTCTGCCGCTTTTTCTTCACCTGTAGACAACTCTGTGTAACGAGATTtatttagaaatatattattcccATTTTTTGTGAAAGTTTCAATTATGTTTTCTTCGCTTACGCGaaaatcatttatattattaaatttagacgaataattcatattaaatatatttatttgtagtgaagttataaaaaaaatataagaaatgcaaaggaaaatattttttcgatttatatattttataacgaaaaaaaaattgtataacaaataaaaattaataatccacttttatatataaacttaaaaaaatatagacaatttttacattaattttatacatCAGATATACGAgttattacattttttttttattttccaatattactatatttattattagtaCTATTGTAATTATCAAATTGTGTGTGcgtgtgttttttttgttgttgtaaaaaatttatgcCACCATTATGTGCAAACAgtattaacattttttattgccTGCAATGTTTTttggatttttttttcatattttttatgtttgttcatattttttttgtttgttcatatttttccGAAAAAATTACTAGCTAACTTTAGCAGCTTTGAACaaattagaaaatatgCCTATAACTATTTATTCACATgtaatacatattatattattcctggacacatataatattattaaaaaaacatggaTATAGAAGGATGTTAGAAAGGTGTGGCCTTTTTCAGTTcgtaaataattatatctgaatttatttgatatacTTATACTTTTAATATACCACGTTTTAGCACAAAGTAGTAAAAACAACTATTAAACAAAGCATATATtggaaatatattcaattaAGAAATTATCACCATTtcaaaaatgttttatttcacCTTATTGgttatgtatatacaacgatattttctacattttcctgattatttattttactgACATGCTACTAAGGCATATATGATTTATAGACGTTATAAGAACATTgaatatttacaaaaaagggttcaaaataataattaaaatcaATCATTTGTGTAATATTCCCATATTTCCTAGCTTTATTGTTTATACCCAAAAGAacatcataaaaaaaaaacatagcaaataaaatgaatgaGGTAAACTAAATTATTGTAACATTGCTACGACatttaatatgaataaaataatattgtaaaaagtgatataatttattatatttcatttggaatatatatattataattgactttttatttgacacaaattctataaaatgaataatagGATCCAtctacatatttttaaatatatttatattttttaatagtttaaaaaaggaaattatataatcataataatgtaattttaaagtgttacttttatttgatgaagtttttttaaacaatttCGATGACCaatgattttttaatatttaaaatagtacaatttattaatatgattaaattaaactgttttattattaacacTGTAATTTTTgctataattaatatttttataatttcctttttttttaaaacttaACAATCTATCACAGTTAATTTTTGTAtgatttaattataaaaaatatatacaatttataaatagtatgtttttttatttttttgatatttatataatatacattgTTATGTTAATTTTCCCTTCAATATACAGTATGGTCCccaattaataaaattaatataatttattatattatataaaaaatacatattattataactatttttactatgtgttttttattattttttcctttttctGCTCACCTAAATCTCCTAATAGTTTTAAATTTaccataaaataataataattatgctattttgaaaaatcaaataatttgCTAACCTTTACTGATATAGTGCTTTGTTAGGATTTTTAGCGTTATGGCGtttatttgcatttttatattatatacattatgtttataaatataaaaaaaatagtttttagtttttcgttactatataatattcaatttttttttctctaattttctaaattttaattgatTTTCCATAACTAagttgttatttttttatttccttatatttttttaatcatgTAATAACAATTAgcaaattaaattatataacattTGATTTATAGAATACAATTAAGTTTGTTCCCTATGttaagtaataataatttttatagcttatgaatttgataataatttaaatttttgaaaaagaaagaaaaaaattaattatatatatattacatatatttatatagttATATTGTGATGATGATTATTTTCCccatatatgtatatatatatgttttttaaatataatttgaagtatatattatatataaaatttatataattaaattacaCACTCCATTAAAATGAAACATGCGTTAAACTTTATAGAAACAAATGTTCTATTTTGTttccaaaaaaatacataataacattaaaaaaataatagtttaGAATGatggtatttttttatagcaTATATAGCGCACTCATGAAGTATATTACGAATAAATTGAGTTATTcaagaaaacaaaaaatatttgtaattaACAACTGCttgtttttttcgtttattttgttttatatttcttattatttttttttcaatggACTTATTTACCCTGCAGTTAAGATTGTGTTTCATGGAagtaagaaaaaaaaaaactgatatatatatatatatatatatatatatatatatatatatatatataccacGTTTTGGGTGCGCATTGAAagttgcattttttttaaataattagtATGAAccatatattaatgtttattttttatcatcacAATTTCAttcaattatttattattttactatACAGGCGTGATAGCAAATCAAACTATAGTATACAAGAACTCAATATTGGAATCAATATGGTTGCTATATGCAAGTGGTAGTTACTTTAATATGGGCGTGTTGCTCATATTTTCAGTTATAATTCCAGTGTTGAAGTTTGTTATGGTTAGTGATAATTTTTACAGTttctttaaattatataatttaagtttgaattttaatgaaaatgataaagatGATGcgaaattaatatattatattaacattGTAAATGTGAATGGAGAGTTTGCTTTAAAGAAATTTAGCATTTTAAGTTCAATTTCAAGATTTCAATTTGTAgatgtatttatatctttGTTTATTGTATCatcattaaatttatatttattagaagcaaaaatattaattggagcttatcattttctaaattaCTGTGTTTTATCAACAATATCATCTTACttattattaacatttatgaaaataaaaataaatatatttaaagatgggaatataagaatattttcatcacgtggtgaaaatatattaactgGAAAAAATTCAGgcacaataatatataatgagaataaagaatttaataacatatatgacaacaataataataatacaaaagaTAATCATaaatggaataaaaaaaatataaaaacaaaaaatagtaaGGAAAACCTGGGAGGTTTAAATAGCGACAATACAAATGTAgcacataaaataaataatgaatctgaaaatgaagataaaATTGGACATATGAatagtaaatataaaattgatagcaatggaaataaaagtTTAGAAGAAGATACATCAGCTGGAAAAACAACAGGTGATGAGCATATGACAtctaataaagaaaatggaCGTGAAGAAATAGATTCTATAGATGGTGAAAATGTTGcagaaaataattcttatgaaaacaatattatgtgttataataaattgcAATCATTAAATAGTGTgagttatttatataaagtaatgaaaaacaatgatgcatatatttatttaaaaaaaaaaaaatttaatttattattaagaACCAATTTTCAGAAAACTCGTTTCaatacaataaaattagcgcatgcatttatattattatttttattatgtttgtctatatattttataacattAGTAGAAACGGATATGTTgggtatatatatatatttaaattttttcaatttcaaTATAGAAAGTGTAATGATAGATTATATAGAtatgttaaatatattaaaattaaaagtaaataaaaattatgtttttccatttttttttatgtttccatttatatttcctttAATTATAGCTATATCCTTTTTCTtaagcatattttttatgaatttatattatgtaaatttttcaatttggtataaaaaaattacagcATTTAGTGATGAATTAGTGTTTGATCCTGAAGTTCcaaataatcaaaaaataacaatttcTGAAAggcataattatttatgtataaaaaaagagattgaaaaaaatgataaattatcAAATACATCAGATGAGTTATCTTCTCATAATAATTCAACAATAACAAGTAGCAAAAGTgaagatataaatacagaatttgtttataatggtcttttaaatttttattttttaatgtcaTCCTTTTTTGCTAGTTTATGctcaatattattacacATATCATTAGGGGAAATAATTTCAATAgctattttaattttttatcaaatagttaaacatacatataatttaaacattttagtattatacaaaacagataaaattcatttttctaaatttatattatttatatcctTTGGGTTGATTTGCTTTTCAATTAATATGTATGTAACACAatgggaaaaaataataaaaaagttacAAAAAATCAGAAAACAAATTTTCCTTTTTGAGTCTAATAGATGTAGTGAAATTGttgatttaaatattcaaaaaaataaaaactgGAATATACCCAtttatacttatttttttaaatttctaattaaacaaaatcaaaatattttaaaaaaaaaaaaaaaaatagatatatctcaaaatattaataataatcataTAATTCGAACCCAATCCAGTACTATGTATGATAATgatgaaaacaaaaattatcaaaatatgcAATCACCGAATGATGAAGAAactttaaattatttagatTCATCATCTATTactaatattaaaaataaaaaaaaaaacagcaataaaaaaaaaaaaaattcaattgACGATACAGTAGGAATGATAAACAAGTGTACTAATCAAAGCAAAGGAAATAATGATTGTCTTATAAATTCTGGAATGCGAAAAGAACAATGTGGTCCGGTTagttttttgttttctgAAGTTAAAAAGAGGAGTACTAAACTTGGTAAAACACATCattatgttaaaaaaaatagaattaGTGGTcaaaattatgaacaaataAAGGATGGAGAGCATGATAATATTGATGATGAAtgtaaaaatgaagatgaagaaatagaaaatgtACAAATTGAAGAAATACATAGTTCATTAGAAAAATCAAACTCACAAAATATtccatatattaaaaatttaatgcCAATAAAAtctattttgttaatacaattagaaaaattaaaagcaaaaaaaaaaaaagatagaGGAGTTGGTAATAAATTTGGAGAAAAATCAGAACCCATAAATATTGCAaagttattttattattttcatattattttatttattttaattattacatCAATATTTATGggatttttaaaaaatgaacaagtgcttaaatttaatatgaaTTCAGTAAATAAAAGATTAAATGATTATTTTACATCTCCAAATTTTTATGCTTTTATACCTGCAAGTATTGGAAAATGCAAAACGCAAAAATATTTAGCAAAAGAACCATGTTATGAGATTGGTCGTATATACCatgaagaaaaaacattttatcGTGCCacacttttatttttacaaggAATTAGCTCAAtaaatattgataatatatatttttattatgatcAAGGGAACTATTATTTAACATTTAATGGTTattttaaacatattattggtcctttatttttaaaactttGTATAGGATCAAACTTTTGTCCTATAAgtacatatgcatatttagTTGGAAATAAACCAACATTTTCTATAACCATAGAAGCTCAATGTGATGATTATGCTTCCCCTGATTATATTAGCAACTTAGTCGTTAgtgatttaaaaattacTAAAATTGAAGTTATAAAACATTCAGATATTATAGAAAATGTTGATATTCAATTAGATGATATCCAAGAAAGAGTTCAAGAAAAAGTTAACGCAATTCTGGCTGATCATCttgaaattattatatggaaaaataagaaatataatttagaaAGTTTTATTAACTATTTGATTTCTCGAAATTCTCTTTTTGGGTTTAGTTGTGAGccatataattattagtcaattaaaaaaaaagtaaatgtgtgtgtatatatcttcattttgtgtattttcataatattttcatgatattttcataatgttttcacaattttttcatGATTTTTCAtgattttttctattatttgCATTTATTCCCTTTGCTCATCTTGTATTATAAATCCGTTGTTTGTAATTTTTGAATtacatattatttgaactttatacaaaatttaaaatgtgtttatttttttgttacattttcctttataaaattaatattaaatagtGTTTAGATggtatatatgtatatgtatgtattgGCATTCATAATACAAAGTTCACATTTAATTAGCTATTGAATGCACTCGTTGCGCATACACATTTTTCTTTGCTAATTTTGCTTTCTGCTATATTTATGAAcaaataaacattttaaacaaacatatttttattcaaataaatatgtattcaTATGTGATGAAATATGTAACATATTTGGCAcatcaaaatatatgggattatttaaaaatataatgatatataattttttttttgactGAATCTATAAAGGCTATTTAATTGTACAAATTGTTATTGAAGGGGGTAAAAAACATCGgcattatttttgataatttttgaACATTTAATATTGCACAATTAGGGGTACagataaatttattaaaagtgaagaaaaaaaaaatgcaattAAGCAATCTCATATTTCTTAATGGATTTTTATAGCATTAAAATTGcataaaattgaaatataGTTCAAACCGTTGTAAtgtttgaaaaatataaatatatttaaatagtGTAAATAAACTCGTTTTATTtgtcaattttttttatctccATTCTATAGAATTTATCATTCTTAAAAGGCAATATTTTGTTAAGTGTGTTTACtctcaaaataaataaaaatgtattattatttttttgttttttttgcaatATATGCTAATGGATTGCTAAGAAATAAAGGtaaggaataaaaaatggatgCACACATGGACCCGTTAACTTTCACACCTTTTCACTTTTCAAACTTTTTCAAACATTTTCAGATCCTAACATTTTTGCGAGTAGCAATGATGAGATCatagaaaatgataaaagtATGAATACCTTTGTTATGTCAACAAATGGaagtttatatttaaatagtgattttaatttaaatgaagCATCCAACGAAAGCTTCTTAGAAAATTGCAATATCAATAGTTGTGTAGATATAGGTCATGAAAATGgcaacaaaataaatagtcAAGAAAATGAGCAtgctaaaaataataacaacagtaataataacaatttaaaaccagaatacaataataataataataatttaaaaccagaatacaataataataatttaaaaccAGAGtacaataataacaatttaaaaccagaatacaataataacaatttaaaaccagaatacaataataacaatttaaaaCCAGAATACAATAATGGaataaacaataatatctttaaagtagaaaaaaatgaaaaattaaaaaaaaaaacagagGGTGCAATAGATTTAATGCATACACAAAGGGAAACACTACCAACTGCGGAAAAAgacgaaataaaaaataacaaaaatcacaaaaaaaataaaggcGCTGATGAAATGGATAATGAAATGGATAATGAAATggataatgaaaatttagaTAGTTCTGTCGAAGATGGATATAACGATAGTGAGGATGAAGAAACTGATTTGGAATCTGACGAAGATAAGGAAGAcgatgaaaatgaaaataaaaatgaaaataaaaatcaaaacGAAAATCAAAACGAAAATCAAAACGAAAATCAAAacgaaaatgaaaataaaaatgaaaataaaaatcaaaatgaagaatcttatataaaaactatAACAGATAATAACAAAGAAACAGAGATAAATTCcgataataatacaaaagaagaaaaacaTATCCTTGGATCAGATCCAGAAAATATGAAGGTGTCAGATGCTGGGAGTAATCCCCAAATTTCCAAGTCTCAAATTCATACTGAAAAAGATAAcatcaaaattaaaaatgaaagaagTGAAATTGGTAATAAGAATAATATTGAATTGGGCATTacaaatgataataaaatgggCAATGCGAGGGTTAGAGAAGTGGGTAATAGGATTAGTAATGAATTGGgtaattcaaataataaagaaatttcTTATGAAACACAAACTATTCAAAATGCTAAGAAATATCCTGGAAAAAGCGAATGGGGTAAAATATTAGGcgataaaaatgatgagATCATAACTAGCCAtgttgataaaaaaaaaaaaaaaaaaagagaaaatgATGTTGCTGAAATAGACcaagaaaatgatgaagaaGATGAAGAAGATGAAGAAGATGAAGAAGGTGAAGGAGATGAAGATAAACTTATAATTGGAGATAATAtcgaaaatataaaaatagatcataaaaataaaagttcATTTTCAAaggaaatagaaaatataaatgaaccTACAAAAGATGAAGAATATACAAATGTAAGTCAAAAGACAATTTTAAACGAAGATAACAAAAGTCATAATGAACAGAATTCTAATTGTTCTAAAAGATCTGAGAAAGTAGAAAATAGCATTTTGGAAACGAAGACTATAAATCAGGATATTCatgaaattaaagaaaGGAAAGAAAATACGAAATCatctttaaatatttcagaaaataatgtaataccctaaataatatttagcAGTCCCCAAAGTTGTATATTTtctcattatatatattacattatatttgattttttttttatacaattttagGATCCAAAACCAGAACAAAATTACGAATCAAACATGTTTACTATCGACAAAAAAATGCACAATAAGTTGAAGAATATAGATGTAATACTTCGTGgattaaatgataaattaaacCATCATAaggatttaaaaaatgtaatgaaaaaataattccaTCTATATGTTTGAAGATGCTTTTCTATTCTTTCGATTTCCATTTGGTCATGTTTTCTGTGTCTATTTTTGTATTCTTTAATTTGATAACTAATTGTATCATGCTCaatctgaaaaaaaaaatgtgattttcctttttagCGCGAactaaaattaaaatttgaaGCCATGGGacaaatacaaaaatataaaatatacaatgaAGTTATCCAAAAAGCGATAGAAACTTTAACTCAGCGTTTAgtaaaagtaaaaataaaaaaaatatttttcatctAAATGTAGAAtatctttttattaaatattatatatatatatttttttttagattaatgatgatttaaataaattaaaagaagCTTCATCTATTTCccttcaaaaatatatgaatgaaACAGGTGAACATATGTTTtgtacaaatataaatttatatttttaaaagtcTATTGCCTTTTTACTCGATcaacatatattttgtttaattttttacagGATATGGATTGGAGctattaaattttcaaaaatctGAGTTACCATCAAACaaataagaaaaacaaTGAGGTATGaccatatgtatatataatatgctaTAAGTGTGTTcggtattattttttccataattttgtattgaagagaagaaaaaattgtaaataaaCCGAACGAATGAATGTAATCAATATTTGGTGCATGTATTTATTATCCTTTTGTTTTAATCgttatgatatttttttagacTATGGggaaattataataatatgaccCCTTCATTATGTAATGTgcatatgaaaaaaagaattttaaatattaaaaagttaAGTGTTAGCAAACAAATTtacattttgtttatacatttatttagCACATTCCCTTATTTTTTGGAAATTGTCAAATAAATGCATATGCTACTAGAatgaaaacaattttttgtgtataatgaaaaaaatttaatgaaaaatttttaattatttataaaataagaaaCACAAACAAttccatttattttctggacaaatataaacaagtttttatttattggcGATAAAGTATAAGAGGGACATAAAATGTAATAtgggaatatttttttttttttttttgccgTCAATTTTTTGCAGCAGTATTTTGGCCCTTTAGTTTCTCCAAATATTTGGATTTGACTTTTTGTAAGTAAAAATCATAATCTTTAAGCAATTTAAATCGCcttattttaaaagttGGTGTTAAATAATTGGAGGTATCCCATACTCCTgttgtaatatatatatcgttaattaaattatgtctgcttaaatttgttttattataaactTCTAACATATCTTTTTTAACATAATCAATATACTCTTTTGAATTAATATCATCACCAAATACGTTTTCCATAAACTCTTGTTtagttatatttaatttcttAAGTATATCatctttttctaaatattcTCCAAATAATTCTTTGTTAATTGACAAAATTGCCATAGGACCATCCATTGTATCGTCTGCATATGCTATacaataattaatatatgggacctttgtatataaattatttaaagtTTCTGTTTCTATATATTCTCCCTGAGATAATTTAAGTAAACCTTTGGATCTATCTAAAAATGTGATTGATCcgtttttattaatttgtacAACATCACctgttttataataattatcaGGTGTAAATGAATCTTTTgttaaatcattttttaagaaatatCCTCTAAATAATTGATCacttttaattaataattcacCTTTTGGTGGTTTTGATCCAGCATCATATGCTTCCCATGTTGTTACTTTATATTCAATATGTTGTATAGATGGACCACCAACACTATTAACACTTTTGTCTTGAGCTCGTTGCATAAAAATTGGCCCAGCTGTTTCTGTCATACCAAACCCTTGATATATATCAACATCTAATAAAAGAGATAATTCTCTTTCCACATCTTCCGATAATTTACCACCACCATTAACAAGGGCTTTCAAAGAtggatttattttatttcttatttGTTTAGAAATGCCTGTAATAGTTTCAACAAGATAATCAAGTTTCCCATGCCTATTTAACCTACGTATTTCTAAagctttttttaaaatgaatt
This genomic interval carries:
- a CDS encoding rhoptry neck protein 6, putative — its product is MYYYFFVFFAIYANGLLRNKDPNIFASSNDEIIENDKSMNTFVMSTNGSLYLNSDFNLNEASNESFLENCNINSCVDIGHENGNKINSQENEHAKNNNNSNNNNLKPEYNNNNNNLKPEYNNNNLKPEYNNNNLKPEYNNNNLKPEYNNNNLKPEYNNGINNNIFKVEKNEKLKKKTEGAIDLMHTQRETLPTAEKDEIKNNKNHKKNKGADEMDNEMDNEMDNENLDSSVEDGYNDSEDEETDLESDEDKEDDENENKNENKNQNENQNENQNENQNENENKNENKNQNEESYIKTITDNNKETEINSDNNTKEEKHILGSDPENMKVSDAGSNPQISKSQIHTEKDNIKIKNERSEIGNKNNIELGITNDNKMGNARVREVGNRISNELGNSNNKEISYETQTIQNAKKYPGKSEWGKILGDKNDEIITSHVDKKKKKKRENDVAEIDQENDEEDEEDEEDEEGEGDEDKLIIGDNIENIKIDHKNKSSFSKEIENINEPTKDEEYTNVSQKTILNEDNKSHNEQNSNCSKRSEKVENSILETKTINQDIHEIKERKENTKSSLNISENNDPKPEQNYESNMFTIDKKMHNKLKNIDVILRGLNDKLNHHKDLKNRELKLKFEAMGQIQKYKIYNEVIQKAIETLTQRLVKINDDLNKLKEASSISLQKYMNETGYGLELLNFQKSELPSNK